One Bartonella kosoyi DNA segment encodes these proteins:
- a CDS encoding metallophosphoesterase, with amino-acid sequence MRYKVEYIAITMIAFALVGCLNISSEKTKRDEKLHHALMDWSMKEKSLTKNYTAIIMADPQPWRLNSGDANGLSNREPWFKINEQVANVIKAHKAAFHIVNGDLTEFGQQKNYDDYKNLYKNLGSPVYEGLGNHDYANNVGNCTIPEVFNFYKDACAISAVLRMVAEIKKYQNQLSHFNADVVESLLPVARGNIHKIKGSLSYSWDYGDVHYVQLHNYPSYTVHLKGQSVEVQINKSLDWLKQDLAAADARGKVTIINFHDARAASVDGESFFIRKQNAKDLSVFKSIITSHNVKAIFVGHTHYQSYCRAKNDKVFGNIPVYTAGALFNGDYYLIDVKGKNIHVKAYNGEVGKPLLIKDLGIIGKDTEFSASCSKL; translated from the coding sequence ATGAGATATAAAGTTGAATATATAGCAATCACCATGATTGCTTTCGCTCTTGTTGGTTGTTTAAATATTAGTTCTGAAAAAACAAAAAGAGATGAAAAGCTTCATCATGCGTTAATGGATTGGTCCATGAAGGAAAAGTCTCTTACCAAAAATTATACTGCCATTATCATGGCGGATCCTCAACCTTGGCGCTTGAATTCCGGTGATGCCAATGGACTGTCTAACAGGGAGCCATGGTTTAAAATAAACGAGCAGGTTGCCAATGTCATAAAAGCACACAAAGCTGCTTTTCATATTGTGAATGGTGATTTGACGGAGTTTGGTCAACAAAAAAACTATGACGATTATAAAAATCTCTATAAAAATCTCGGCTCTCCTGTCTATGAGGGATTAGGCAACCATGATTATGCCAATAATGTTGGAAACTGTACCATACCTGAAGTCTTCAATTTTTATAAGGATGCTTGTGCTATAAGTGCAGTTTTAAGAATGGTGGCGGAAATCAAAAAATATCAAAATCAATTATCTCATTTCAATGCAGATGTTGTTGAAAGTTTGCTTCCTGTTGCGCGTGGAAATATTCATAAAATCAAAGGGAGCTTAAGTTATTCTTGGGATTATGGAGATGTTCATTATGTGCAGCTTCATAATTATCCAAGTTATACGGTGCATCTAAAGGGACAGTCTGTGGAAGTGCAAATCAATAAATCTTTAGATTGGCTTAAACAAGATTTAGCTGCTGCTGATGCTAGAGGTAAAGTGACAATTATTAATTTTCACGATGCTCGTGCTGCTTCTGTGGATGGCGAATCCTTTTTTATTCGTAAACAAAATGCTAAAGATTTGTCGGTGTTTAAATCCATTATTACTTCTCATAATGTTAAAGCAATATTCGTTGGACATACGCATTATCAGTCCTATTGCCGTGCAAAAAATGATAAGGTTTTTGGCAATATTCCTGTCTATACAGCTGGTGCACTTTTTAATGGAGATTATTATCTTATAGATGTGAAGGGAAAAAACATCCACGTTAAGGCCTATAATGGAGAAGTAGGAAAACCCCTTTTAATTAAAGATCTCGGCATCATCGGAAAAGATACAGAATTTTCCGCAAGTTGCAGCAAGTTATAA